In a genomic window of Sulfurisphaera tokodaii str. 7:
- a CDS encoding 3-isopropylmalate dehydratase large subunit codes for MPQTLTEKILSRASGKSVAPGDVVEVKVDIAAFHDLTGYHVIEVMEKAGMLKVFDKQKIVIAFDHLAPPPDVRSAEIQTQIRKFVKELKIPNFHDINVGILHQILLEKYANPGYVIVAADSHTTTSGAVGAFAQGLGASDVAAAVITGKTWVMVPQSFKIMLEGKPGKWINGKDVALKILGDFKADYFNGMSIEIFVREPSAFPMDFRATVSNMGIEMNADALMFVPDEETVNYIKTNRGYEPNIVRPDEGAKYVDEYTIDLGKLEPLVAAPHSVDNVKTVNEVEGLDVDQVFIGSCTNGRISDFEIAAKILKGKRVKSRCIAIPASYDLFKKAMELGYIETLVNAGCIVTYGTCGPCLGGHFGVAGPGETIVSTSSRNFKGRMGSNDSKVYLAGPAVAAASALQGKITDPRRFS; via the coding sequence GTGCCTCAAACTTTAACGGAAAAAATCCTAAGTAGAGCCTCGGGTAAATCAGTAGCTCCAGGAGATGTAGTGGAGGTTAAAGTAGATATTGCAGCTTTTCATGACTTGACTGGGTATCATGTAATAGAAGTTATGGAGAAAGCGGGTATGTTAAAAGTTTTTGATAAACAAAAAATTGTAATAGCTTTTGATCATTTAGCTCCTCCACCAGATGTAAGAAGTGCAGAGATTCAAACTCAAATAAGAAAATTTGTAAAAGAACTAAAGATACCAAACTTCCATGATATAAATGTAGGTATCTTACATCAAATATTACTAGAAAAATACGCTAATCCAGGATATGTAATAGTAGCTGCTGATAGTCATACTACAACTTCTGGTGCTGTTGGAGCTTTCGCACAAGGTTTAGGTGCAAGTGATGTTGCAGCTGCAGTTATAACTGGCAAAACATGGGTTATGGTTCCACAATCATTTAAGATAATGTTAGAAGGTAAACCTGGTAAATGGATAAATGGAAAAGACGTAGCATTAAAGATCCTTGGCGATTTTAAGGCTGACTACTTTAATGGAATGAGTATTGAAATATTTGTAAGGGAACCGTCTGCATTTCCAATGGACTTTAGGGCAACAGTTTCTAATATGGGAATAGAAATGAATGCTGACGCGTTAATGTTTGTTCCAGATGAAGAGACAGTTAATTACATTAAGACTAACAGAGGTTATGAACCAAATATTGTTAGACCAGATGAAGGAGCAAAGTATGTTGATGAATATACGATTGATTTAGGAAAATTAGAACCCTTAGTTGCTGCTCCTCATAGTGTTGATAACGTTAAAACAGTTAATGAAGTTGAAGGTTTAGATGTAGATCAAGTATTCATAGGATCTTGTACAAATGGTAGAATAAGTGATTTCGAGATTGCTGCAAAAATTCTAAAGGGAAAGAGAGTTAAGAGTAGATGCATAGCAATACCAGCATCTTATGATTTATTTAAGAAGGCTATGGAGCTAGGCTATATAGAGACTTTAGTTAATGCTGGATGTATTGTTACATATGGTACTTGTGGACCATGTCTAGGAGGTCACTTTGGTGTGGCTGGCCCAGGTGAGACAATAGTTTCGACTAGTTCAAGGAACTTTAAAGGTAGAATGGGGAGTAACGATTCAAAAGTATATTTAGCTGGACCAGCAGTTGCAGCAGCTTCTGCTTTACAAGGCAAAATAACTGATCCGAGGAGATTCTCATGA
- a CDS encoding 3-isopropylmalate dehydratase small subunit → MIVEGKVLKFGDKIDTDIIIPARYLKYTDPQYLAQHAMEPLDPEFYKKASAGVILVAGKVFGMGSSREQAAIALKAAGVRAIIAESFARIFYRNAINNGLPAIVLPGVTQLINEGDYVKINVETGEIIVNNQKVYKGRGITGMPLKILESGGLLDYLKKVSVQNQGGN, encoded by the coding sequence ATGATAGTAGAAGGTAAGGTTTTAAAATTCGGTGATAAAATAGATACTGACATCATTATACCAGCAAGGTATCTGAAATACACTGATCCGCAATACTTAGCACAGCACGCAATGGAACCTCTAGATCCAGAATTTTATAAAAAAGCTTCTGCTGGTGTAATTTTAGTTGCTGGCAAAGTCTTTGGAATGGGTTCATCAAGAGAGCAAGCTGCTATTGCATTAAAGGCTGCTGGTGTTAGGGCTATTATAGCTGAATCGTTTGCAAGAATATTCTATAGGAATGCTATAAATAATGGGTTGCCAGCTATTGTTTTACCTGGTGTAACTCAGCTAATAAACGAAGGTGATTATGTAAAGATAAATGTAGAAACCGGAGAAATAATAGTGAATAATCAGAAAGTTTATAAGGGAAGAGGAATAACTGGAATGCCGTTAAAAATACTTGAGAGCGGCGGTTTACTGGATTATTTAAAGAAAGTTTCGGTTCAGAATCAAGGAGGTAACTGA
- the bluB gene encoding 5,6-dimethylbenzimidazole synthase, producing the protein MDIYEVIKRRRDIRSYCKSDPIPDEVLAKILLAAHLAPSVGYSQPWNFIIIRDEKIKRKIKELVDEQREEFRKKLDEEKRKIFDRIKIDAILESPVNIAITCDRNRFGPYVLGRLTIPETCNYSTVLAIENLWLTATAEGIGVGWVSFFRKEDVKRILGIPDEVELIGYLTLCYVTKFPEKPELEEKGWNRRLPIETIVFENTWNNMPNEKLLNALKNAKI; encoded by the coding sequence ATGGACATATATGAAGTTATAAAAAGAAGAAGAGATATCAGAAGTTATTGCAAAAGTGACCCGATACCAGATGAAGTATTAGCTAAAATACTTCTAGCAGCCCATTTAGCACCTTCGGTTGGTTATTCACAGCCTTGGAATTTCATAATAATAAGAGATGAGAAAATAAAAAGAAAGATTAAAGAGTTAGTTGATGAACAAAGAGAAGAATTTAGGAAGAAACTTGATGAAGAGAAAAGAAAGATTTTTGATAGGATAAAAATAGATGCTATACTTGAATCACCAGTTAATATTGCTATAACTTGTGATAGAAATAGATTTGGTCCCTATGTATTAGGAAGATTAACAATTCCAGAGACTTGTAACTATTCCACTGTCTTAGCTATAGAAAATCTATGGTTAACCGCAACAGCCGAAGGAATAGGGGTGGGCTGGGTAAGTTTCTTTAGAAAAGAAGATGTTAAAAGAATACTAGGAATACCGGATGAAGTAGAACTAATTGGGTATTTAACCCTTTGTTATGTAACTAAATTCCCAGAAAAACCAGAACTAGAGGAAAAAGGTTGGAATAGAAGACTACCCATAGAAACCATAGTATTTGAAAATACATGGAACAACATGCCTAATGAAAAGCTACTAAACGCCTTAAAAAATGCAAAAATTTAG
- a CDS encoding pyridoxal-phosphate-dependent aminotransferase family protein: MIQKEKKLLMHVGPVNILDRVLYAGLKNNVGFTSQEFVEAFQFSLKKTRELFQADNTYQPFLIPGGGTSAMESVTSLLKEGEKVLVVTNGVFGDRWINIFRKYPVKVNVLSAEPGYYVEPETVEKEVKKDKYTLVTFTHVETSTGVRQPIKDSVKAVRDYVDLVVVDGVSSVGAEEVKAKDWRVDVYLTASQKALGVPPGLGILVLSERAMERLKDEKSIAGYYLDLRNWLPVMNSMENGKASYFSTPPVHTILMLSEALKIIIDEEGLESRIKRHEKVASAIRAGIEGMGLEIVAKKPEAYSNTVTGVVVKKVNAGNVLSEIVSEGVELAPGVHPKLQGKYFRIGHMGWVTENDAIVTIASIERVLNKLGEEIRLGEGIKATQLYLAK, from the coding sequence ATGATTCAAAAAGAAAAAAAGCTCTTAATGCATGTAGGCCCAGTAAATATTTTAGACAGAGTACTATATGCAGGTTTAAAAAATAATGTGGGGTTTACGTCTCAAGAATTTGTGGAAGCTTTCCAATTCTCGTTAAAGAAAACAAGAGAATTGTTCCAGGCTGACAATACATACCAACCATTTTTAATACCAGGTGGCGGGACATCAGCAATGGAAAGTGTAACATCATTACTTAAAGAAGGTGAAAAAGTATTAGTAGTTACTAACGGAGTCTTTGGAGATAGATGGATAAATATATTCAGAAAATATCCAGTGAAAGTTAATGTATTAAGCGCAGAACCAGGTTATTATGTTGAACCAGAGACAGTTGAAAAAGAAGTAAAAAAGGACAAATATACATTAGTTACTTTTACACATGTGGAGACAAGTACCGGAGTAAGGCAACCAATCAAGGATAGTGTGAAAGCCGTAAGGGATTATGTTGATTTGGTAGTTGTTGATGGAGTTTCAAGTGTTGGTGCAGAAGAAGTAAAGGCAAAGGATTGGAGAGTTGATGTTTATTTAACAGCTAGTCAAAAAGCCCTAGGTGTTCCTCCAGGGTTAGGAATTTTAGTACTTTCCGAAAGGGCTATGGAAAGGTTAAAAGATGAAAAAAGTATTGCTGGTTATTACTTAGACTTAAGGAATTGGTTACCAGTTATGAATAGTATGGAAAATGGAAAAGCCTCATATTTCTCTACACCTCCAGTGCATACAATATTAATGCTGTCTGAGGCATTAAAAATAATTATAGATGAAGAGGGATTAGAAAGTAGAATTAAAAGACATGAAAAAGTGGCTAGTGCAATAAGAGCTGGAATAGAGGGAATGGGATTAGAAATCGTTGCTAAAAAACCAGAAGCATATAGTAACACTGTAACAGGAGTAGTTGTTAAGAAAGTTAATGCTGGTAACGTACTTTCTGAAATAGTTTCAGAGGGTGTTGAATTAGCTCCAGGGGTTCATCCAAAATTGCAAGGAAAGTACTTTAGGATTGGCCATATGGGATGGGTGACTGAAAATGATGCCATAGTAACAATAGCTTCAATAGAAAGAGTGCTGAATAAATTAGGAGAAGAGATAAGATTAGGAGAAGGCATAAAAGCAACTCAGTTATATTTAGCAAAATAA
- a CDS encoding EVE domain-containing protein: MYWLIPVQEDFWETVVKTNLFGFHKESVEKYIKPGDFIIFYVGKYYAKKYGGKFVGIFKVISDWFYDETVVFPNEKLVGKAIEVYRIKLEPIIIGECPSKDIIWNLSFIEDKFQFSKYLRNVPANLKRPIPEEDAKKIEECLKASII, encoded by the coding sequence ATGTATTGGCTAATTCCAGTGCAAGAAGATTTTTGGGAGACGGTAGTAAAAACAAACCTCTTTGGTTTTCATAAAGAATCTGTTGAGAAATACATCAAACCAGGTGATTTTATAATATTTTATGTGGGTAAATACTATGCTAAAAAATACGGAGGTAAATTCGTAGGAATATTTAAAGTAATTTCTGATTGGTTTTATGATGAAACAGTAGTCTTTCCCAATGAAAAGCTCGTAGGTAAAGCTATTGAAGTTTATAGAATAAAGCTAGAACCAATAATCATAGGCGAATGTCCTTCTAAAGATATTATCTGGAATCTTTCATTCATAGAAGATAAATTTCAATTTTCTAAGTATCTAAGGAATGTTCCAGCAAATTTGAAAAGACCTATCCCAGAAGAGGATGCTAAAAAAATTGAGGAATGCTTAAAAGCCTCTATAATTTAA
- a CDS encoding DUF1614 domain-containing protein, with translation MAKRVLILTPFRGIYAIGYAFLGLIIFIISIGYFSSLLKIVGVNEAISYFLAVELALLSLILSPVNIVVKEINRPALAPEVDVVYVFGIPIYVPRLSYQLRKTLVAVNVGGAIIPSLLSITLIFLAFHGFSIILLIVDIILLSIICNVFSKVITGVGVVMNPLIAPLFSALISYAFFFKMSYLVPVSAYVSSVLGSLIGADLFNLKRIIESSPQIVSIGGMGTFDGIFMSGLFAVMLAEILILV, from the coding sequence GTGGCTAAAAGAGTTCTAATACTAACTCCTTTTAGGGGAATTTATGCTATAGGTTATGCATTTTTAGGCCTAATAATATTCATTATCTCTATAGGATATTTTTCAAGTTTACTTAAGATAGTTGGAGTTAATGAAGCAATAAGTTATTTTTTAGCAGTAGAACTAGCTTTGTTAAGTTTAATCCTTAGTCCAGTGAATATTGTTGTGAAAGAAATAAATAGACCTGCACTAGCTCCAGAGGTTGATGTCGTATACGTTTTTGGTATTCCTATTTACGTGCCTAGACTCTCTTATCAGTTAAGAAAGACATTAGTTGCTGTTAATGTTGGAGGAGCTATTATTCCTTCGTTATTATCGATAACACTAATATTTTTAGCCTTTCATGGTTTTTCTATAATTTTACTTATTGTAGATATAATTTTATTGAGCATTATATGCAACGTATTCTCAAAAGTGATTACTGGAGTAGGGGTCGTGATGAATCCTTTAATAGCACCTTTATTCTCAGCATTAATAAGCTATGCGTTTTTCTTTAAAATGAGTTATCTGGTTCCAGTATCAGCTTATGTAAGTAGTGTTTTAGGTTCACTTATTGGTGCAGACTTATTTAATCTAAAGAGAATAATTGAGTCAAGTCCACAAATAGTTAGTATAGGAGGAATGGGAACATTTGATGGGATATTTATGTCCGGCTTATTTGCCGTTATGTTAGCTGAAATCCTTATTCTTGTTTAG
- a CDS encoding NTP transferase domain-containing protein: MKAIIMAGGKGTRLSPLKPLIDLCGYPMFYWVYRSLLNFTDEIYLAITRYNPLIFSSFKKVITDGKGYENDVIQAIGKVGLPVIVVPADTPFIPEEAIYKLYSCKKSICTLVTKSGFVGISLWNEMKLNDYENIYYEGEIINVNTLSDYITVKNLCKTIEYS; the protein is encoded by the coding sequence TTGAAAGCAATTATTATGGCTGGAGGAAAAGGGACTAGACTATCACCATTAAAACCATTGATTGACTTGTGCGGTTATCCAATGTTCTATTGGGTTTATAGATCCTTACTTAACTTTACAGATGAGATTTATTTAGCCATAACAAGATATAATCCTCTTATATTTTCCTCTTTTAAGAAAGTTATTACAGACGGTAAAGGTTATGAAAATGACGTTATTCAAGCTATAGGCAAAGTTGGTCTGCCAGTAATTGTAGTCCCTGCAGATACTCCATTTATTCCAGAAGAAGCAATATATAAGCTCTATTCATGTAAGAAATCTATATGCACTCTTGTAACTAAATCTGGTTTTGTAGGAATTAGCTTATGGAACGAAATGAAACTTAATGATTATGAGAATATTTATTATGAAGGAGAAATAATTAATGTGAACACTTTATCAGACTACATTACTGTTAAAAATTTATGCAAGACAATAGAATATAGCTAG
- a CDS encoding AIR synthase family protein — MFFGKIPVRDFLNKIKIGNCEICPEIGEDDAIIRSEGNYLVIHSDPITESGKDAGFLSVAVACNDVNMKGVPCKWVLTTVLLTKKENLDVIIDGINEACNFIGCSVVGGHTEVTRGLQQDIVVTTAFSFSDKIMKLSDGKVGDYIGVFGFAGTEGTWILANEFENELAKKGVKHETLEKAKKLKYFIPVQEKALKVKDDVIAMHDATEGGIYQALLEVAKATRKKVFIFRDPPILQETLEITKALNINPYTLISSGAFIVVTRNPQKIEEFGGVIIGKIVEGEDVLEVKGDKVYKEDFEEELVKFESNYYGWRKRD; from the coding sequence ATGTTTTTTGGAAAAATTCCAGTAAGAGACTTTTTGAATAAAATAAAGATCGGAAATTGTGAGATTTGCCCAGAAATAGGAGAAGATGATGCAATCATAAGGAGTGAAGGAAATTATTTGGTTATCCATTCAGACCCAATTACGGAATCAGGAAAAGATGCTGGGTTTCTATCAGTAGCAGTTGCATGCAATGATGTTAACATGAAAGGCGTTCCATGTAAATGGGTTTTAACTACTGTTCTTCTTACAAAAAAGGAAAATCTGGATGTAATAATTGATGGAATTAATGAGGCATGTAATTTTATTGGATGTTCAGTAGTAGGTGGACATACAGAAGTTACAAGAGGTTTACAACAAGATATTGTAGTTACAACTGCATTTTCGTTTAGTGATAAAATAATGAAACTCTCTGATGGTAAAGTTGGTGATTATATAGGAGTTTTTGGCTTTGCTGGTACTGAAGGGACGTGGATATTGGCTAATGAATTTGAAAATGAATTAGCTAAAAAGGGGGTTAAACATGAGACATTAGAGAAGGCCAAAAAACTAAAATATTTCATTCCAGTTCAAGAAAAAGCACTGAAAGTTAAGGATGATGTAATAGCTATGCATGATGCTACTGAAGGAGGAATATATCAAGCATTATTAGAGGTTGCAAAGGCTACTAGGAAAAAAGTGTTTATCTTTAGAGATCCTCCAATTTTACAAGAAACTTTAGAGATTACTAAAGCTTTGAATATTAACCCTTACACGCTAATTTCATCTGGAGCTTTTATTGTAGTAACAAGAAATCCACAAAAAATTGAAGAGTTTGGAGGAGTAATCATAGGTAAGATAGTAGAAGGGGAAGATGTCTTAGAAGTAAAAGGAGATAAAGTATATAAGGAAGATTTTGAGGAAGAGTTGGTTAAGTTTGAAAGCAATTATTATGGCTGGAGGAAAAGGGACTAG
- a CDS encoding ABC transporter ATP-binding protein, translating to MHIIEVEDLWKIYKNGIEALRGISFTVDEGEIFSFLGPNGAGKTTTIKILSCVLKPSKGKVVVNGFSSPKECEKIRKIVTTVPQEFQGFSDLTVRENIEYFAKLYDTTDKVDEIIQKLNLKEHERKRFKELSGGLKRKVAIACGLVGNPKVIFLDEPTVGLDPKSRRNLWELIKSLKDMKITIFLATHYLEEAERLADRVGVLYKGRIVRISTPSELMNEFKKENLEEAYLALMEEMKSEEE from the coding sequence ATGCATATTATTGAAGTTGAAGATCTTTGGAAGATTTATAAGAATGGCATTGAAGCTTTACGCGGTATTTCCTTCACCGTAGATGAGGGAGAAATTTTCTCATTTCTAGGTCCTAACGGAGCTGGGAAAACTACAACGATAAAAATCCTTTCTTGTGTATTAAAACCTTCTAAAGGTAAAGTAGTAGTCAATGGTTTTTCTTCACCTAAAGAATGCGAAAAAATTAGGAAAATTGTAACTACTGTTCCTCAAGAATTTCAAGGTTTTTCTGATCTCACTGTTAGAGAAAACATTGAATATTTTGCAAAGCTTTATGATACAACAGATAAAGTGGATGAAATTATACAGAAATTAAATTTGAAAGAACATGAAAGGAAGAGATTTAAGGAATTATCTGGTGGTTTGAAAAGAAAAGTTGCCATAGCGTGCGGTCTTGTTGGTAATCCAAAAGTAATATTTCTTGATGAGCCTACAGTAGGATTGGATCCCAAATCTAGAAGAAATTTATGGGAATTAATTAAATCATTAAAAGATATGAAAATAACTATTTTTTTAGCAACTCATTACCTAGAAGAGGCAGAACGATTAGCAGATAGAGTTGGTGTACTATATAAGGGTAGGATAGTCAGAATTTCAACACCATCAGAGTTAATGAATGAGTTCAAGAAAGAGAATTTAGAAGAGGCCTATTTGGCATTAATGGAAGAAATGAAAAGTGAGGAAGAATGA
- a CDS encoding ABC transporter permease gives MKKIIPTTIAIIKDNLRSPITIFFILFFPLVLAIIFSLISIVPQQHIVVYVNGKNDSEIASYLNQSKLFIGIVGGNPQLVKLNQQVMFYNSTSKKVYYNQLEANYVPVLETYLLSIHQKDLLSSYELITRNTPEAYEISGVIGVISLSNGILGITGVGSGYYRDKLIERLASSPLKDYEWVISLMLYEVLITIMSTIVVLIFGIIIGFLPIISLSFIGILALSTLMFSGLGAIIFGLSPKDKIAISNTVATVIVFPLMFISNAFFYVDEFPQFFRAFVSYQPVSLVNDMVRDILIYDKLPSPTIFFIIILLTAVFIGIGSRLLKLRE, from the coding sequence ATGAAAAAAATTATACCAACAACGATAGCAATAATAAAAGATAATTTAAGAAGTCCTATCACTATTTTCTTTATTCTATTTTTCCCTCTAGTGTTGGCAATAATATTCTCTTTAATATCAATAGTTCCTCAACAACATATAGTAGTTTATGTTAATGGTAAAAATGATAGTGAGATTGCTTCATATTTAAATCAAAGTAAATTATTCATAGGTATTGTGGGTGGTAATCCTCAGCTAGTAAAGCTTAATCAACAAGTTATGTTTTATAATTCGACAAGTAAAAAGGTCTATTACAATCAACTTGAAGCTAATTATGTTCCTGTCCTTGAGACGTATCTATTATCGATTCATCAAAAAGATCTTCTTTCCTCATATGAGCTAATAACAAGAAACACTCCAGAGGCTTATGAAATTTCTGGAGTTATTGGTGTTATATCTCTGTCTAATGGTATTTTAGGTATTACAGGAGTAGGAAGTGGCTATTATAGGGATAAACTTATTGAAAGATTAGCTTCTTCACCACTTAAAGATTATGAATGGGTAATTTCCTTAATGCTATATGAAGTTCTAATTACAATAATGTCTACTATAGTGGTTCTTATATTCGGTATAATTATCGGTTTCCTGCCAATTATTAGCTTGTCATTTATTGGCATTCTTGCTCTATCAACATTAATGTTCTCTGGTCTTGGTGCAATAATTTTCGGTCTATCACCAAAGGACAAGATAGCTATCTCTAATACGGTAGCTACAGTTATAGTTTTTCCATTGATGTTTATTAGTAATGCGTTCTTTTATGTTGATGAATTTCCACAGTTTTTCAGAGCCTTTGTTAGTTATCAGCCTGTATCTTTAGTTAATGATATGGTTAGGGATATTCTTATTTATGATAAATTGCCAAGTCCCACAATCTTCTTTATTATTATCCTTTTAACCGCAGTATTTATAGGAATAGGGAGTAGGCTGTTAAAACTTAGAGAATAG
- a CDS encoding enoyl-CoA hydratase/isomerase family protein: MTKVIVQKESDIGKILISNEEGKYNLVDIKFMHNLIDSLRMLDSNKEVRFVIIRGINNFGAGADIGELRRASENREYATNFFSTMFEMFRTLLNLSKITIANVEGIAYGASMEILLATDFVVASKNSKFAVPGGKIGVFPPVMLTLGKYRLGWNNVLKMAFLGRELNAEEAKQIGLVYEITDNFEETNTNLIRELKQIAPSSLSMMRKILFTEHEKELEKAFQELIDQVLTEDARTGVISFLTKTKPKWAIL; the protein is encoded by the coding sequence ATGACTAAAGTAATTGTTCAAAAAGAGTCGGATATAGGTAAAATACTAATAAGTAATGAAGAAGGAAAATACAATCTAGTGGATATAAAGTTTATGCATAATCTTATAGATTCCTTAAGAATGTTAGATTCAAATAAAGAAGTTAGATTTGTGATTATAAGGGGAATAAATAATTTTGGTGCAGGAGCAGACATAGGCGAACTAAGAAGAGCTTCAGAAAATAGAGAATATGCCACAAATTTCTTTTCAACAATGTTCGAAATGTTTCGAACTTTGCTTAATTTATCCAAAATTACAATAGCAAATGTCGAAGGTATAGCTTATGGTGCGTCAATGGAAATCCTATTGGCAACTGATTTTGTTGTTGCATCAAAAAATTCAAAATTCGCAGTTCCTGGTGGAAAAATAGGAGTATTCCCTCCAGTAATGCTTACACTAGGAAAATATAGACTTGGATGGAACAATGTGTTAAAAATGGCATTTTTAGGGAGAGAATTAAATGCTGAAGAAGCCAAACAAATAGGCTTAGTTTATGAAATAACTGATAATTTTGAAGAGACAAATACTAACTTAATTAGAGAGCTTAAGCAAATAGCACCTTCGTCTTTATCCATGATGAGGAAAATTTTATTCACAGAACATGAAAAAGAGTTAGAAAAAGCTTTCCAAGAACTAATTGACCAAGTATTAACAGAAGACGCTAGGACAGGAGTAATATCGTTTCTAACTAAAACTAAGCCTAAATGGGCTATTCTCTAA
- a CDS encoding cbb3-type cytochrome c oxidase subunit I produces the protein MSASDFIRGLGRAIVLGLYFGTNFALAKVSNFVKDIFQLDKDWVTRITMGMIVLSLIWGILGIVDALMVRVQEASWGLAQTLPLTVQEYEASITLHGMRDLFGFAQQLILAVFIYFTFKMLNIQPRLKWMFNLGFVLFNISFMLFEGPIVITTQTGFDNYFSATGWYYLAPIGVNGYSLYVVSPLWYIGWILLEVGIYLMTGWYVYHFYLASRNLKEKLPIFLVFGLVVGILILESYSGSFITALWDLLAFYHIVGYNIIADQISFVTLWHGIVYIVWFPAVAALYLLIPMLSNRPLYSDKLARVSALLYLIFATGPLGIHHLYMVDLPVPVKIVTEVLTDGIIVPSMMTFFNLWATVKGANIQWNILAALTTMSFAGSIYGGVMGISNSVIAYDAIVHEGMYVVAHFHAFILFSIVPAGFAALYLMIPMMTKRMWYSAKLAWIHFWGYTVGVIMVVLGFSYLGITGLIRKEMIYPISSTFVTGQLITTVGAIIADLATVGWLINLVLTIVKGRVVEREGLNLGELTTSIAMALNGNNDIVINGITKGIGLVRSEIHNLIEKRLMK, from the coding sequence ATGAGTGCCTCTGATTTTATTAGAGGTTTAGGAAGAGCGATAGTTCTTGGATTATATTTTGGAACAAATTTCGCATTAGCTAAAGTATCCAATTTTGTTAAGGATATTTTCCAGCTTGATAAGGACTGGGTTACGAGAATTACTATGGGTATGATAGTTTTAAGCCTTATATGGGGGATTTTAGGAATTGTTGACGCTTTAATGGTAAGGGTTCAGGAAGCGTCATGGGGATTAGCCCAAACATTACCTTTAACAGTTCAAGAATATGAAGCCTCAATAACGCTTCACGGCATGAGAGATCTGTTTGGATTTGCACAACAGCTCATACTTGCTGTATTTATTTACTTTACATTCAAGATGCTTAATATTCAACCTAGATTAAAATGGATGTTTAATTTGGGCTTTGTACTATTTAACATTTCTTTCATGCTTTTTGAAGGACCAATAGTTATAACTACGCAAACTGGTTTTGACAATTATTTCTCTGCAACTGGTTGGTATTATTTAGCGCCAATAGGTGTTAACGGTTATTCATTATACGTAGTTTCTCCATTATGGTATATTGGCTGGATATTATTAGAAGTTGGAATATATTTAATGACTGGTTGGTATGTTTACCATTTCTATCTAGCTTCAAGGAATTTGAAAGAGAAATTACCAATCTTCTTAGTTTTTGGTCTTGTAGTAGGTATACTTATATTAGAAAGTTATTCTGGCTCATTTATAACTGCTTTATGGGATTTATTGGCTTTCTACCATATAGTAGGATATAATATTATTGCTGATCAAATATCCTTCGTGACTTTATGGCATGGGATTGTTTATATTGTTTGGTTCCCAGCTGTAGCCGCACTATACTTGCTAATACCAATGCTTTCAAATAGACCCCTTTATAGCGACAAATTAGCTAGAGTTTCAGCACTTTTATATTTAATATTTGCAACAGGTCCCCTAGGAATTCATCACTTATATATGGTTGATTTACCAGTTCCAGTAAAGATAGTGACTGAAGTATTAACAGATGGTATTATTGTTCCATCCATGATGACATTCTTTAACTTATGGGCCACAGTAAAAGGTGCAAACATACAATGGAATATACTTGCTGCTCTAACTACTATGTCTTTTGCTGGTTCTATATATGGAGGAGTTATGGGTATTTCTAACTCAGTAATAGCTTATGATGCTATAGTTCATGAAGGAATGTATGTTGTAGCACACTTCCATGCATTCATATTATTCTCAATTGTTCCAGCTGGATTTGCTGCATTATACTTAATGATACCAATGATGACAAAAAGAATGTGGTACTCTGCAAAATTAGCATGGATTCACTTCTGGGGATATACGGTCGGTGTTATTATGGTTGTTCTAGGCTTTTCCTATCTAGGAATTACCGGTTTAATAAGAAAAGAAATGATTTATCCTATTTCATCAACATTTGTTACTGGGCAATTAATTACAACTGTTGGGGCAATTATTGCTGATCTTGCTACTGTTGGTTGGTTAATTAATTTAGTTCTAACAATAGTTAAGGGAAGAGTAGTTGAGAGGGAAGGCTTAAACTTAGGAGAGCTTACAACAAGTATTGCTATGGCTCTGAACGGAAATAACGACATAGTCATTAATGGGATAACAAAAGGTATTGGATTAGTTAGAAGCGAAATTCATAATTTAATAGAAAAAAGACTTATGAAATAA